Proteins co-encoded in one Siniperca chuatsi isolate FFG_IHB_CAS linkage group LG11, ASM2008510v1, whole genome shotgun sequence genomic window:
- the chchd1 gene encoding coiled-coil-helix-coiled-coil-helix domain-containing protein 1 — translation MAAQGGILFQEKVSRLLSRQNGKPVLKPNRTLALRDAVANRKLKKGEATCITEMSVLMACWKQNNFVDGLCSNEMNAFYTCVEKAQAAMKNKSEQTSIQGGRLHPKQATTLLKRYPNLRTEI, via the exons ATGGCGGCGCAGGGAGGCATCCTGTTCCAGGAGAAGGTCAGCAGGCTGCTCAGTAGACAGAACGGAAAACCCGTACTCAAACCCAACAGGACTCTGGCTTTGAGAGATGCTGTGGCTAACCGCAAACTGAAGAAAGGAG AGGCCACCTGTATCACAGAGATGTCCGTCCTGATGGCCTGTTGGAAGCAGAACAACTTTGTGGATGGTCTGTGCTCTAATGAGATGAATGCCTTCTACACTTGTGTTGAGAAGGCTCAG GCTGCTATGAAGAATAAATCTGAACAGACCAGCATCCAGGGAGGACGTCTGCACCCAAAACAAGCCACAACCCTGCTGAAGAGATATCCCAACCTGCGCACTGAGATCTAG